In [Leptolyngbya] sp. PCC 7376, a genomic segment contains:
- a CDS encoding SDR family NAD(P)-dependent oxidoreductase, which yields MAANITNRVALVTGSTSGIGKAIAERLAAENFTVVFHSKSSVEAGENLASTYPNATYFQADLADQNQTRALIQKVIARYGRLDVLVNNAGTTATIPHADLKAATPEIWRNIYEVNVIAPWTLITEAETALRQASTPDCPSCIVNISSHAGIRPKGASIPYSASKAALNHITKLLALNLAPEIRVNAIAPGLVDTPMSKNWAAARELWARRSPMGRGAQPEEIAQVAFMLITSHYITGEIMLSDGGLNLT from the coding sequence ATGGCAGCAAACATAACAAATCGAGTTGCCCTTGTGACAGGCTCAACCTCTGGTATCGGGAAGGCGATCGCCGAACGATTAGCAGCAGAGAATTTCACTGTGGTTTTTCACTCCAAATCTTCAGTGGAGGCTGGTGAAAATCTTGCGAGTACTTACCCGAATGCAACTTATTTTCAGGCGGATTTAGCAGATCAAAACCAGACTCGTGCGCTTATCCAAAAAGTTATTGCTCGCTATGGCCGTCTTGATGTGTTGGTGAACAATGCAGGTACCACTGCAACTATTCCCCATGCCGATCTGAAAGCGGCAACACCGGAAATTTGGCGGAACATATATGAAGTGAATGTCATTGCCCCTTGGACTTTAATCACCGAAGCAGAAACCGCCTTACGTCAAGCTTCTACGCCAGACTGCCCCAGTTGTATTGTGAATATTAGTTCCCATGCAGGCATCCGTCCGAAAGGAGCGTCAATTCCTTATTCGGCAAGCAAGGCGGCGCTAAACCACATAACAAAACTCCTTGCCCTGAACTTGGCTCCTGAAATTCGAGTCAATGCGATCGCCCCCGGTTTAGTCGATACACCGATGAGTAAAAATTGGGCAGCCGCACGGGAACTCTGGGCTAGGCGATCGCCAATGGGTCGTGGTGCACAGCCAGAAGAAATTGCCCAAGTCGCTTTTATGTTGATCACGAGTCACTACATTACGGGCGAAATTATGCTTTCCGATGGCGGACTCAATCTCACATAA
- a CDS encoding cytochrome c biogenesis protein, which produces MTASDSPANSSWNTFPQKLWRKGLKWIANLKLAIALLLLIAVFSIAGTVIDQNAGLASYQANYPEDPALFGFLTWKVLLGMGLDHVYTTWWYVSLLVTFGASLVACTFRRQLPALKAAKNWNYYSKARQFKKLALSTELNQGSLDTLTPYLEKKRYKIAREGEKLYANKGMAGRIGPIIVHIGMIVTLVGSIIGAFGGFMAQEMIPSGVNFKVNNVFEAGRFANSDRPWSVNVNRFWIDYTPNGDIDQFYSDLTVVDDTGHELDRRTISVNHPLRFDGITFYQTSWAIAGIKVKLNNSPIFQLPVAQIPTKNGAKLWGTWVPTSTDMSTGVSVLLQDLQGSALVYDAQGELVGAVREGEAIEVDGINLNLVELIGSTGLQIKADPGVPIVYTGFFLVMVGVVMSYVSYSQVWALQDGDRFYFGGKTNRAQVTFERELLEIINEIESTSDKTKSTTAQTV; this is translated from the coding sequence ATGACGGCATCTGATTCTCCGGCAAACTCAAGTTGGAATACTTTTCCCCAAAAGCTTTGGCGTAAAGGCCTCAAGTGGATTGCAAATCTCAAGTTGGCGATCGCCCTTTTACTTTTAATCGCAGTCTTTAGTATTGCTGGCACGGTCATCGATCAAAATGCTGGTTTAGCGTCTTACCAAGCGAACTATCCCGAAGACCCTGCCCTCTTTGGTTTTCTCACGTGGAAAGTGCTGCTGGGCATGGGTCTAGACCATGTGTACACAACTTGGTGGTATGTGTCGCTGTTGGTGACCTTTGGCGCAAGTTTGGTGGCCTGCACATTCCGCCGTCAACTGCCTGCCCTCAAAGCTGCGAAAAACTGGAATTATTACAGCAAAGCTCGTCAATTTAAAAAGCTTGCCCTCAGTACTGAATTAAACCAAGGTTCCCTTGATACCCTAACGCCATACCTTGAGAAAAAACGCTACAAGATTGCTCGCGAAGGTGAAAAGCTCTATGCAAATAAAGGGATGGCTGGACGGATTGGCCCGATCATTGTGCACATCGGCATGATTGTGACGCTTGTTGGCTCAATTATTGGGGCCTTCGGTGGGTTTATGGCGCAGGAAATGATTCCAAGCGGTGTCAACTTCAAAGTAAATAATGTGTTTGAAGCGGGTCGTTTTGCGAATAGCGATCGCCCGTGGTCGGTGAATGTAAATCGGTTTTGGATTGACTACACACCGAATGGTGACATCGACCAATTTTATTCAGATTTGACGGTCGTTGACGATACGGGTCATGAGTTAGACCGCCGCACCATTTCAGTCAATCATCCGCTGCGTTTTGATGGCATTACCTTCTATCAAACTAGTTGGGCGATCGCCGGGATAAAAGTAAAGCTAAACAATAGCCCGATTTTCCAATTGCCCGTTGCCCAAATCCCTACAAAAAATGGCGCAAAGCTTTGGGGGACATGGGTGCCGACGTCGACGGATATGAGCACAGGTGTTTCCGTTCTCCTACAAGATTTACAAGGTAGTGCCCTCGTCTATGATGCGCAAGGTGAACTGGTGGGTGCTGTGCGAGAAGGTGAGGCGATCGAAGTTGATGGAATTAATCTCAATCTCGTCGAATTGATTGGCAGCACAGGGTTACAGATTAAAGCTGACCCCGGCGTCCCCATCGTTTATACAGGCTTTTTCCTCGTGATGGTCGGTGTGGTGATGAGCTACGTTTCCTATTCCCAAGTCTGGGCACTACAGGACGGCGATCGCTTCTACTTTGGCGGTAAAACCAATCGTGCTCAAGTGACCTTCGAGCGAGAACTCCTCGAAATCATCAACGAAATAGAATCCACCAGCGATAAAACTAAATCCACCACCGCCCAAACGGTTTAG
- a CDS encoding RidA family protein: protein MNSDEIDAGLAPTANYQYAQKVGAQLFVAGQVPHDSVGNLVGIGDRPAQARQCLQNLRTLITLHGFCKTDIRKLTVYVVGNPQDLADTWQIVTAWFEDNVPPATLLGVAALGYENQLVEIDATIIQTAEN, encoded by the coding sequence ATGAATAGCGATGAAATAGATGCGGGTTTAGCACCCACTGCAAATTATCAATATGCTCAGAAAGTTGGGGCGCAACTATTTGTGGCGGGACAAGTGCCCCATGATAGTGTGGGTAACCTTGTGGGGATTGGCGATCGCCCGGCTCAGGCTAGGCAATGTCTGCAAAATCTCCGCACCTTAATCACATTGCATGGTTTTTGTAAAACTGATATTCGCAAACTCACGGTTTATGTAGTGGGCAATCCACAGGATTTGGCGGACACGTGGCAAATTGTAACGGCGTGGTTTGAGGATAATGTGCCGCCCGCTACGCTGTTGGGAGTTGCGGCTTTAGGATACGAAAATCAGCTGGTCGAAATCGATGCAACTATTATTCAGACAGCAGAGAATTAA
- a CDS encoding DUF6151 family protein, which translates to MSYPIQCQCGCLKGKLTNPKATHRLKCYCKDCQAFAHFLGKGGDVLDSQGGTDIVQTHPKYLSFSEGIENLACMKLSETGLLRWYASCCNTPIGNTLPNHKLPFIGIVHNCLESSETSLDKAFGEKSCYVNTDAAIGEPKPKSKGLFITIARNLLMVFKGRLDGSYQQNPMFDAASGEAIATPTVLSSEEYEKLMSTES; encoded by the coding sequence ATGAGCTATCCAATCCAATGCCAGTGCGGTTGTCTAAAAGGCAAACTCACCAATCCTAAAGCAACCCATCGTCTCAAATGTTATTGCAAAGATTGCCAAGCCTTCGCCCATTTCCTCGGTAAAGGTGGTGATGTTTTGGATAGTCAGGGTGGCACCGATATTGTCCAAACTCACCCGAAATACCTTTCTTTTTCTGAAGGCATCGAAAATCTCGCCTGCATGAAACTCAGTGAAACGGGTCTATTGCGGTGGTATGCATCCTGTTGCAACACTCCGATTGGCAATACCCTTCCCAACCATAAACTGCCATTTATTGGCATAGTCCATAACTGCTTAGAATCGAGCGAAACCAGTCTTGACAAAGCTTTTGGAGAAAAATCCTGTTATGTCAATACCGATGCTGCTATCGGGGAACCGAAACCAAAATCGAAAGGTTTATTTATCACTATCGCCCGAAATCTACTGATGGTTTTCAAAGGAAGATTGGACGGTAGCTATCAACAAAATCCAATGTTTGATGCAGCATCTGGAGAGGCGATCGCCACCCCAACGGTTCTCAGTTCAGAAGAATACGAGAAACTCATGTCCACCGAATCATGA
- a CDS encoding cytochrome c biogenesis protein CcdA, translating into MLESLSLQLYQLQQWGDRLVDQQLTHWSVLSIFLVFGAGLLTSLTPCTLSMLPITIGYIGGAEEKTRSQTIFQSLWFTVGLATTLAALGIVAAGFGQIYGQIGIGLPIVVSAIAIVMGLNLLEIIQIQFPSIGATDWITNDLPQGVRAYLVGLTFGLVASPCSTPVLATLLAWVSTTHDLVLGGGLLLAYTLGYVMPVLIAGIFTASLKKLLSLRQWSGWINPVSGALLVGFGIFSLLIRLPIGLS; encoded by the coding sequence ATGCTGGAATCTCTCAGTCTGCAACTTTATCAACTTCAGCAGTGGGGCGATCGCCTCGTAGATCAGCAATTGACGCACTGGAGTGTGTTGAGTATTTTTCTGGTATTTGGGGCGGGATTACTGACGAGTTTGACCCCTTGTACGCTGTCGATGTTGCCGATCACCATTGGCTATATTGGTGGCGCAGAGGAGAAAACACGCTCCCAAACTATTTTTCAATCGCTGTGGTTTACCGTTGGTTTAGCAACAACATTGGCAGCTTTAGGAATTGTGGCGGCGGGCTTTGGTCAGATTTATGGGCAGATTGGCATTGGTCTACCGATAGTGGTCAGTGCGATCGCCATTGTGATGGGACTAAATTTGCTAGAGATTATCCAGATTCAATTTCCCTCTATTGGCGCAACAGATTGGATTACCAATGATTTGCCGCAAGGAGTGCGTGCTTATCTCGTTGGTTTAACTTTTGGTTTAGTGGCATCGCCCTGTAGTACCCCAGTTTTGGCGACATTGTTGGCTTGGGTGAGTACGACCCATGATTTGGTGCTTGGTGGAGGTCTACTTTTGGCCTATACCCTCGGCTATGTGATGCCTGTGCTAATCGCCGGGATTTTTACCGCCTCTCTCAAAAAACTCCTCTCTTTGCGACAATGGTCGGGCTGGATTAACCCGGTTAGTGGTGCTTTATTAGTGGGCTTTGGCATTTTTTCCCTACTCATTCGCCTGCCCATCGGTTTATCCTAG
- a CDS encoding NACHT domain-containing NTPase, with translation MSFTSALALLLEIQIPGSIQDLWAWIMENPKAVITGITVVGAAIAGVLTFFDKQLKVVSSIMETWRGIWNKSTPSETVASSADLSGSRAKLLKAFQIKLGKRRRDVLEKDQLIALEYDSRPEEVGIYVPPQPKPEEPSQTAKRDYLAQLQSLNPLRLLTRPKEDPVELPPQEKMIDVFQRENGRLFILGAPGSGKTTTLLELAQELLATAEADEQAPVPIIFELSNWKENKQSIEEWLVAQLKEEYYVPLEVGQLWLKQHQILPLLDGLDELRERLAPCIDRLNEFLPDSEPDRQVVVCCRKKEYQELGKDKLRSLNGAVELQPLSDGQIQGYLTAVKQPSLWERVIKPSAKLAELAQTPLMLTVMAVALPNQPSATQLEEIFEAYIEARFRRYEVEHKGGLLYSRRQTRQYLGRLAKQLKAENKTAFLIEQMQPKTWLQTRQQKFFYRLIVGLIVGLIVGLIVGLIVGLIVGLIVGLIVGLIVGLILGLILGLDDIEPIEILDFSFERVARKDFFQKLIVGLIVGLIYGLIVGLIVGLIVGLIVGLIGGLIGGLKSDITIRTKPNQGIIASARNSFILTIFGVVLAGLLPLGLNALLPNVISDPEEISNIINASQAMAILAPLFLSGGFALMQHLALRVVLWRSGATPHDYAAFLQYTSELRLTRQTGGEFRFFHDLLREHFAEGSS, from the coding sequence ATGTCCTTCACTTCTGCTCTAGCTCTGTTGCTTGAAATCCAAATACCGGGAAGTATTCAAGATCTTTGGGCTTGGATAATGGAAAATCCGAAGGCTGTAATCACAGGTATTACTGTCGTTGGTGCGGCGATCGCTGGTGTGTTGACCTTTTTTGATAAGCAGCTAAAGGTCGTGTCTTCGATTATGGAGACTTGGCGGGGGATATGGAATAAATCTACTCCTTCTGAGACTGTGGCATCTTCAGCAGATCTATCTGGGAGTCGCGCCAAGTTATTAAAAGCGTTCCAAATCAAGCTAGGAAAACGTCGGCGGGATGTGCTGGAAAAAGATCAGCTCATTGCACTAGAGTATGACTCTCGTCCTGAGGAAGTGGGTATCTATGTGCCACCGCAACCAAAACCAGAAGAACCATCTCAGACAGCGAAACGGGATTATTTAGCGCAGTTGCAGAGTTTAAATCCTTTACGCTTATTGACTCGTCCTAAAGAAGATCCTGTAGAGTTGCCACCCCAAGAAAAGATGATCGATGTCTTTCAGCGGGAGAATGGACGACTCTTTATTCTCGGTGCGCCGGGGTCGGGGAAAACAACGACTTTATTAGAACTGGCTCAGGAACTGCTCGCGACAGCAGAGGCAGATGAGCAAGCACCTGTACCGATTATTTTTGAGCTATCGAACTGGAAGGAGAATAAACAGTCCATCGAGGAATGGTTGGTCGCGCAGTTAAAGGAGGAATATTATGTCCCCCTTGAGGTGGGGCAACTGTGGCTAAAGCAGCATCAAATTTTGCCGTTGTTGGATGGTTTGGATGAGCTGAGGGAACGGCTAGCGCCTTGTATAGATCGCCTAAACGAATTTTTGCCGGATAGTGAACCGGATCGGCAGGTGGTGGTCTGTTGTCGGAAAAAGGAATATCAGGAGCTGGGTAAGGATAAGCTACGTAGCCTAAATGGGGCAGTGGAGTTGCAACCGCTGAGCGATGGGCAAATTCAAGGGTATCTCACCGCAGTTAAACAGCCGAGTCTCTGGGAACGGGTGATCAAACCATCGGCAAAGCTGGCAGAATTGGCGCAAACGCCGCTGATGTTGACGGTGATGGCGGTGGCATTGCCCAATCAACCCTCAGCAACTCAGCTTGAGGAAATCTTCGAGGCTTATATCGAGGCGCGGTTTAGGCGATATGAGGTGGAGCATAAAGGTGGACTTCTCTATAGTCGTCGTCAAACTCGCCAATACTTAGGGCGGCTAGCGAAACAACTAAAAGCAGAAAATAAAACAGCTTTTCTAATTGAGCAAATGCAGCCAAAAACATGGTTGCAAACAAGACAACAAAAATTTTTTTACAGGCTGATTGTCGGGCTGATTGTCGGGCTGATTGTCGGGCTGATTGTCGGGCTGATTGTCGGGCTGATTGTCGGGCTGATTGTCGGGCTGATTGTCGGGCTGATTGTCGGGCTGATTTTAGGGCTGATTTTAGGGCTGGATGATATTGAACCTATTGAAATTCTTGACTTTTCTTTTGAGCGCGTAGCGCGAAAAGATTTTTTTCAAAAACTGATTGTCGGGCTGATTGTCGGGCTGATTTACGGGCTGATTGTCGGGCTGATTGTCGGGCTGATTGTCGGGCTGATTGTCGGGCTGATTGGAGGGCTGATTGGAGGGCTAAAGAGTGATATTACGATCCGAACAAAACCCAATCAAGGCATTATTGCCTCTGCCAGAAACAGCTTTATCCTGACAATTTTTGGTGTAGTTTTAGCCGGTCTTTTACCGCTGGGTCTGAATGCTTTACTTCCCAATGTCATATCTGATCCAGAAGAAATTTCCAACATCATTAACGCTAGTCAAGCAATGGCAATTCTTGCTCCTCTATTCTTGAGTGGTGGTTTTGCATTGATGCAGCATTTGGCTTTGCGGGTGGTGTTATGGCGTAGCGGCGCGACTCCCCATGACTATGCCGCTTTCCTTCAGTACACCTCTGAGTTGCGTTTAACCCGACAGACTGGCGGTGAGTTTCGTTTTTTCCATGACCTATTGCGGGAGCATTTCGCTGAGGGGTCTTCATAG
- a CDS encoding Uma2 family endonuclease — MINLNGGAFLVSPELVLKISSPGPSFDEMAQKALDCLAAGVARVWIVSDRQRSLTIFAPDSAPMTYQNDQPIQDSLFPKLNFTINELFKKAKI; from the coding sequence GTGATAAACCTCAATGGTGGGGCTTTTTTAGTTTCGCCAGAGTTAGTGTTGAAAATTTCGTCGCCGGGTCCATCTTTTGATGAGATGGCTCAAAAAGCTCTCGATTGTCTTGCGGCTGGCGTAGCAAGGGTCTGGATTGTGAGCGATCGCCAACGCAGTTTAACGATTTTCGCGCCAGATTCTGCGCCGATGACTTATCAAAATGATCAGCCAATTCAAGATAGTTTGTTTCCCAAGCTGAATTTCACAATTAACGAGTTATTTAAAAAAGCCAAAATCTAA
- a CDS encoding VOC family protein — MLELDHIFILTQTDAPEADAVMDLGFLEGSRNTHPGQGTANRRLFFNNLMLEFLWVRDAAETQTANIAPIEFLARSNYRQSGYSPFGLGLRYAPKIDAQNVDLPFETWEFRPPYLPPHLKFDIALTYPHEPLIFVMPFHSTRPDAAPSEKRQPLEHPNNLREISEVSIVLPQDKALSPALQMLQELNFVGFEQGQEPCLTLTFDNLALHKITGFQPQLPLIFRY; from the coding sequence GTGCTGGAATTAGACCACATTTTTATTTTGACCCAAACCGATGCCCCCGAAGCCGATGCCGTAATGGATTTGGGCTTTCTCGAAGGCTCTCGCAATACTCACCCCGGCCAAGGTACAGCCAATCGTCGCCTCTTTTTCAATAATTTAATGCTGGAATTTCTATGGGTTCGAGATGCGGCAGAAACCCAAACAGCCAACATTGCCCCGATAGAATTTCTCGCTCGCTCTAACTATCGTCAGAGCGGTTATTCGCCCTTTGGTCTTGGGTTACGATACGCGCCGAAAATCGATGCTCAAAATGTAGATTTACCGTTTGAAACTTGGGAGTTTCGACCACCCTATTTACCGCCTCATTTGAAATTTGATATTGCGCTCACCTATCCCCATGAACCTTTGATTTTTGTGATGCCTTTTCACTCGACACGTCCAGATGCTGCCCCTTCTGAAAAACGTCAACCTCTGGAGCATCCTAATAATCTCCGAGAAATTAGTGAGGTGTCGATTGTTTTGCCGCAAGATAAAGCTTTATCGCCAGCATTACAGATGTTGCAAGAGCTGAATTTCGTCGGTTTTGAGCAAGGTCAAGAGCCTTGTTTAACGCTTACATTTGATAATTTAGCGCTGCATAAAATAACTGGTTTTCAACCGCAACTGCCATTGATTTTCCGCTATTAA